In Burkholderia savannae, one genomic interval encodes:
- a CDS encoding DUF47 domain-containing protein — translation MFGRFMPTEGKFFEIFNAHANYIVSGGRELELLIDNLADAEIHKQNVQSAEKAADKLTHEAIDLLHKTFITPLDRDEIHKLITTMDDILDLMEDVATAVSLYDVRSVTSEASQLAHIVTQSAQHVQAAVALLSDMKQSNQILKACEEIDRWESEADRVLRAAMSKLFREEDDVKTLIKLKAIYELLEEITDKCEDVANIIEGIVLENA, via the coding sequence ATGTTCGGTCGATTCATGCCCACCGAGGGCAAGTTCTTCGAAATCTTCAACGCGCACGCGAATTACATCGTCTCTGGCGGACGCGAGCTCGAACTTCTGATCGACAATCTCGCGGACGCCGAGATTCACAAGCAGAACGTGCAATCGGCCGAGAAGGCGGCCGACAAGCTGACGCACGAAGCGATCGATCTGCTGCACAAGACGTTCATCACGCCGCTCGACCGCGACGAAATCCACAAGCTGATCACGACGATGGACGACATCCTCGACCTGATGGAGGACGTCGCGACCGCCGTGTCGCTGTACGACGTGCGCTCGGTCACGTCGGAGGCGAGCCAGCTCGCGCACATCGTCACGCAGTCGGCGCAGCACGTGCAGGCGGCCGTCGCGCTGCTGTCGGACATGAAGCAATCGAACCAGATCCTGAAGGCGTGCGAGGAGATCGACCGCTGGGAGTCGGAGGCGGACCGCGTGCTGCGCGCGGCGATGTCGAAGCTCTTCCGCGAGGAGGACGATGTCAAGACGCTCATCAAGCTGAAGGCGATCTACGAGCTGCTCGAGGAGATCACCGACAAGTGCGAGGATGTCGCGAACATCATCGAAGGCATCGTGCTGGAAAACGCCTGA
- a CDS encoding inorganic phosphate transporter: MHSIQLALWAVAALVLVALVFDFMNGFHDAANSIATVVSTGVLKPQQAVVFAAAFNVIAYFIFHLKVAQTVGKGTIDASIVDHYVVFGALFGAIGWNVITWYYGIPSSSSHALIGGLVGAAVSKSGWGSLNVDGLMKTVAFIFISPLLGFLLGSLFMLGVSWLYFRTAPSKVDRRFRRLQLLSASLYSLGHGGNDAQKTIGIIWMLLIASGYASVAADAPPVWVIGACYLSMGLGTLFGGWRIVRTMGQKITKLKPVGGFCAETGGAVTLFVASWMGIPVSTTHTITGAIVGVGATRKLSAVRWGVAGNIVWAWVLTIPASALIAAAGWWIGHRVF; encoded by the coding sequence ATGCATTCGATACAACTCGCCTTGTGGGCCGTCGCGGCGCTCGTGCTCGTCGCACTCGTGTTCGATTTCATGAACGGCTTCCACGACGCCGCGAACTCGATCGCGACCGTCGTGTCGACCGGGGTGCTCAAGCCCCAGCAGGCCGTGGTGTTCGCGGCGGCATTCAACGTCATCGCGTATTTCATCTTTCATCTGAAGGTCGCGCAGACCGTCGGCAAGGGCACGATCGACGCGAGCATCGTCGATCACTACGTCGTGTTCGGCGCGCTCTTCGGCGCGATCGGCTGGAACGTCATTACGTGGTACTACGGGATTCCGTCGAGCTCGTCGCACGCGCTGATCGGCGGGCTCGTCGGCGCCGCGGTGTCGAAGTCGGGCTGGGGATCGCTCAACGTCGACGGGCTGATGAAAACCGTCGCGTTCATCTTCATCTCGCCGCTCTTGGGCTTCCTCCTCGGCTCGCTGTTCATGCTCGGCGTGTCGTGGCTGTACTTCAGGACCGCGCCGAGCAAGGTCGACCGGCGCTTCAGGCGGCTGCAGCTGTTGTCCGCGAGCCTCTACAGCCTCGGCCACGGCGGCAACGACGCGCAGAAGACGATCGGCATCATCTGGATGCTGCTGATCGCGTCCGGCTACGCATCGGTCGCGGCCGATGCGCCGCCCGTGTGGGTGATCGGCGCGTGCTACCTGTCGATGGGCCTCGGCACGCTGTTCGGCGGCTGGCGGATCGTCCGCACGATGGGCCAGAAGATCACGAAGCTCAAGCCGGTCGGCGGCTTCTGCGCGGAGACGGGCGGCGCGGTGACGCTGTTCGTCGCGTCGTGGATGGGCATTCCGGTATCGACCACGCACACGATCACGGGCGCGATCGTCGGCGTCGGCGCGACGCGCAAGCTGTCGGCCGTGCGCTGGGGCGTCGCCGGCAACATCGTATGGGCGTGGGTGCTGACCATTCCCGCGTCGGCGCTGATCGCGGCGGCCGGGTGGTGGATCGGGCACCGCGTGTTCTGA
- a CDS encoding C40 family peptidase: protein MLRLSLSVLVISLLAACSSAPQKSARSSSGMAITTPRAYAPPRGFPNFVDHSVGREEISIQAMSLVGVPYRWGGNTPDSGFDCSGLVRYVVDRAASVNLPRTTADMSSAGESIEPDGIAPGDLIFFNTSGRPHSHVGIYVGKLRFVNAPSTGGTVRLDYLTNPYWAKRFDGIRRVAEPKAKPAPFDAPTYQASRQPDAAPRAAAEAQPAYAAYAAAQPAARAAAPSASPAYAANAAAQPSARNASSGAAPIYAATANASSQNAAPATATATATAPAPAASGFLPARTAPAATASADPYEPPPPAISAAQRQAQAAGATSPAIASADAGAAPVSAAPPPAAGGAATVAGTPPPDPIDAAADAFEPPPPTARAAARQAQLAAPGNVQILRASTAPGAASVAPAGTSDDPIARFANGGY from the coding sequence ATGTTGCGTCTTTCGCTGTCCGTTCTCGTGATCTCGCTGCTCGCGGCCTGCTCGAGCGCGCCGCAAAAATCGGCGCGCTCGTCGTCCGGCATGGCGATCACCACACCGCGCGCGTACGCGCCGCCGCGCGGCTTCCCGAATTTCGTCGACCACAGCGTCGGCCGCGAGGAAATCTCGATCCAGGCGATGAGCCTCGTCGGCGTCCCGTACCGCTGGGGCGGCAACACGCCCGACAGCGGCTTCGACTGCAGCGGCCTCGTGCGCTACGTCGTCGACCGCGCGGCGAGCGTCAACCTGCCCCGCACGACGGCCGACATGAGCTCGGCCGGCGAATCGATCGAGCCGGACGGCATCGCGCCCGGCGATCTGATCTTCTTCAACACGTCGGGCCGGCCGCATTCGCACGTCGGCATCTACGTCGGCAAGCTGCGCTTCGTGAACGCGCCGTCGACGGGCGGCACCGTGCGGCTCGATTACTTGACGAATCCGTATTGGGCGAAACGCTTCGACGGCATCCGGCGCGTCGCCGAGCCGAAAGCCAAGCCGGCGCCGTTCGATGCGCCGACCTACCAGGCGAGCCGGCAGCCGGACGCCGCGCCGCGTGCGGCAGCGGAGGCTCAGCCGGCCTATGCGGCCTACGCAGCCGCGCAACCGGCCGCGCGGGCAGCGGCGCCGAGCGCGTCGCCCGCTTACGCGGCGAACGCGGCCGCGCAGCCCTCGGCGCGCAACGCCTCTTCCGGCGCCGCGCCCATCTATGCGGCGACGGCGAATGCATCCTCGCAGAACGCCGCGCCCGCAACCGCAACCGCAACCGCAACCGCGCCCGCGCCCGCCGCATCGGGCTTCTTGCCGGCGCGCACAGCGCCTGCCGCAACCGCATCCGCCGATCCGTACGAGCCGCCGCCGCCCGCGATATCCGCCGCGCAGCGGCAGGCGCAGGCCGCGGGCGCGACATCGCCCGCGATCGCCTCGGCCGACGCGGGCGCAGCGCCGGTATCCGCCGCGCCGCCGCCCGCGGCCGGCGGCGCGGCGACCGTCGCCGGCACGCCGCCGCCCGATCCGATCGACGCCGCCGCGGACGCGTTCGAGCCGCCGCCGCCAACCGCGCGCGCGGCGGCCCGCCAGGCGCAGCTCGCCGCTCCCGGCAACGTGCAGATCCTGCGCGCGTCGACGGCGCCCGGCGCCGCAAGCGTCGCGCCGGCCGGCACGAGCGACGATCCGATCGCGCGCTTCGCGAACGGCGGCTACTGA
- a CDS encoding PhoH family protein, which translates to MPLPTPPSKLGSLLPPDEYKAKARPAKAAKQSASGGPAHAVAAEYGPANVADPMVVAANTAAPLRAVAPAEAASAAAPRARKTKQTAALLQPVPAAPAAPAARSPKADAARPAATAAAAPSATAKARGRKAAETEMQKLFVLDTNVLMHDPSSLFRFEEHDVYLPMMTLEELDNHKKGMSEVARNARQVSRTLDALVADAGPISAGIALARLGSREALGRLYFQTTLTSIEPVEGLPQGKADNQILGVVRALQRERPDRQVVLVSKDINMRIKAHALGLPAEDYFNDQVLEDKDLLYTGVRELAQDFWTKHAKGMESWQDTKTGTTYYRVTGPLVASMLVNEFVYLEPQNGEPAFHALVRELNGKTALLQTLRDYSHHKNNVWGITARNREQNFALNLLMNPEIDFVTLLGQAGTGKTLVALAAGLAQVLDDKRYNEIIVTRATVPVGEDIGFLPGTEEEKMQPWMGAFDDNLEVLQKTDDAAGEWGRAATQELIRSRLKVKSMNFMRGRTFVDKYVIIDEAQNLTPKQMKTLVTRAGPGTKIICLGNIAQIDTPYLTEGSSGLTYVVDRFKGWGHSGHVTLARGERSRLADYASDIL; encoded by the coding sequence ATGCCTTTGCCTACTCCCCCCAGCAAGCTCGGCAGCCTGCTGCCGCCCGACGAATACAAGGCGAAAGCGCGGCCTGCGAAAGCCGCGAAGCAATCCGCCTCCGGGGGCCCCGCTCACGCGGTCGCGGCCGAATACGGCCCGGCGAACGTAGCCGATCCGATGGTCGTTGCCGCCAACACCGCTGCGCCGCTGCGCGCGGTCGCGCCGGCCGAAGCCGCGAGCGCCGCCGCGCCGCGCGCGCGCAAGACGAAGCAGACGGCCGCGCTGCTGCAGCCGGTGCCCGCGGCCCCCGCCGCGCCGGCGGCACGCTCGCCGAAGGCCGACGCGGCGAGGCCCGCGGCGACCGCGGCCGCCGCGCCGAGCGCGACGGCGAAAGCGCGCGGACGCAAGGCCGCCGAAACCGAGATGCAAAAGCTCTTCGTGCTCGACACGAACGTGCTGATGCACGATCCGAGCAGCCTCTTCCGCTTCGAGGAGCACGACGTCTATCTGCCGATGATGACGCTCGAGGAACTCGACAATCACAAGAAGGGCATGTCGGAAGTCGCGCGCAACGCACGCCAGGTGAGCCGCACGCTCGACGCGCTCGTCGCCGACGCGGGCCCGATCTCGGCCGGCATTGCGCTCGCGCGCCTCGGCAGCCGCGAGGCGCTCGGGCGCCTCTACTTCCAGACGACGCTCACGAGCATCGAGCCCGTCGAGGGCCTGCCGCAAGGCAAGGCCGACAACCAGATCCTCGGCGTCGTGCGAGCGCTGCAGCGCGAGCGGCCGGATCGTCAGGTCGTGCTGGTGTCGAAAGACATCAACATGCGCATCAAGGCGCACGCGCTCGGCCTGCCCGCCGAAGACTACTTCAACGACCAAGTCCTCGAAGACAAGGATCTCCTCTACACCGGCGTGCGCGAACTGGCGCAAGACTTCTGGACGAAGCACGCGAAGGGCATGGAGAGCTGGCAGGATACGAAGACGGGCACCACGTATTACCGCGTGACGGGCCCGCTCGTCGCGTCGATGCTCGTCAACGAGTTCGTCTATCTCGAGCCGCAGAACGGCGAGCCCGCGTTTCACGCGCTCGTGCGCGAACTGAACGGCAAGACGGCGCTCTTGCAGACGCTGCGCGACTACAGCCACCACAAGAACAACGTGTGGGGCATCACCGCGCGCAACCGCGAGCAGAATTTCGCGCTGAACCTGCTGATGAACCCCGAGATCGACTTCGTCACGCTGCTCGGCCAGGCCGGCACCGGCAAGACGCTCGTCGCGCTCGCGGCGGGCTTGGCGCAGGTGCTCGACGACAAGCGCTACAACGAGATCATCGTCACGCGGGCGACCGTGCCCGTCGGCGAGGACATCGGCTTTCTGCCCGGCACCGAGGAAGAGAAGATGCAGCCGTGGATGGGCGCATTCGACGACAACCTCGAGGTGCTGCAGAAGACCGACGACGCGGCCGGCGAATGGGGCCGCGCGGCGACGCAGGAGCTGATCCGTTCGCGCCTGAAGGTGAAGAGCATGAACTTCATGCGCGGCCGCACGTTCGTCGACAAGTACGTGATCATCGACGAGGCGCAGAACCTGACGCCGAAGCAGATGAAGACGCTCGTCACCCGCGCGGGCCCGGGCACGAAGATCATCTGCCTCGGCAACATCGCGCAGATCGACACGCCGTACCTGACGGAAGGCAGCTCGGGCCTCACGTACGTCGTCGACCGCTTCAAGGGCTGGGGGCACAGCGGCCACGTGACGCTCGCGCGCGGCGAGCGCTCGCGGCTTGCCGACTACGCGTCCGACATCCTGTAA
- a CDS encoding peroxiredoxin, translating to MSVEVDRQVPDFTAPATGGEFSLSGVKGKKLVLYFYPKDNTPGCTTEGLQFRDLYPKFKKAGAEIVGVSRDSLRSHENFKAKLELPFPLISDPDETLCTLFGVMKLKKMYGKEVRGIERSTFVIDGEGVLRHAWRGVKVPGHVDEVLSAVQAL from the coding sequence GTGTCCGTCGAAGTCGACCGTCAAGTTCCCGATTTCACAGCGCCTGCCACGGGCGGCGAGTTTTCGCTGTCGGGCGTCAAGGGCAAGAAGCTCGTGCTGTACTTCTATCCGAAGGACAACACCCCCGGCTGCACCACCGAGGGCCTGCAGTTCCGCGACCTGTATCCGAAGTTCAAGAAGGCCGGTGCGGAAATCGTCGGCGTGTCGCGCGACAGCCTGCGCTCGCACGAGAACTTCAAGGCGAAGCTCGAACTGCCGTTCCCGCTGATTTCGGACCCCGACGAAACGCTCTGCACGCTGTTCGGCGTCATGAAATTGAAGAAAATGTATGGCAAGGAAGTACGTGGAATCGAGCGCTCGACGTTCGTCATTGACGGCGAAGGCGTGCTGCGTCACGCATGGCGCGGCGTGAAGGTGCCGGGCCACGTCGACGAGGTGCTGAGTGCTGTACAAGCGCTTTGA
- a CDS encoding polysaccharide deacetylase family protein, with protein sequence MARIVLKIDVDTLRGTREGVPNLARIFDRFAARATFLFSLGPDHTGWAMRRVLRPGFLKKVSRTSVVEHYGVKQLLYGVLLPGPDIGRRATADMRAIHEAGFECGIHTWDHVYWQDNVRQRPRDWTVREMNKSRERFVEIFGAPPVTHGAAGWQMNDAAFEQIDAWGMRYASDGRGHSPYLPVVEGRTLAHVQLPTTLPTLDEILGVDGIDTGNVAAHLLKHTERNPHDQVFTLHAELEGQKLAPVFEQLLAGWRAQGHTFATMGDYYATLDRAALPSYPVAWGEIPGRSGELIVQPD encoded by the coding sequence TTGGCTCGCATCGTCCTCAAGATCGACGTCGACACGCTGCGCGGCACGCGCGAAGGCGTGCCGAATCTCGCGCGCATCTTCGATCGCTTCGCCGCGCGCGCGACGTTCCTCTTCAGTCTCGGCCCCGACCACACCGGCTGGGCGATGCGCCGCGTGCTGCGGCCGGGCTTTCTGAAGAAGGTGTCGCGCACGTCGGTCGTCGAGCATTACGGCGTCAAGCAGTTGCTGTACGGCGTGCTGCTGCCCGGCCCCGACATCGGCCGCCGCGCGACGGCCGACATGCGCGCGATCCACGAAGCCGGCTTCGAATGCGGAATCCACACGTGGGATCACGTGTACTGGCAGGACAACGTTCGCCAGCGTCCGCGCGACTGGACCGTACGCGAGATGAACAAGAGCCGCGAGCGCTTCGTCGAGATCTTCGGCGCGCCGCCCGTCACGCACGGCGCGGCGGGCTGGCAAATGAACGACGCGGCGTTCGAGCAGATCGACGCGTGGGGCATGCGCTACGCGTCGGACGGGCGCGGCCACTCGCCGTATCTGCCCGTCGTCGAAGGCAGGACGCTCGCGCACGTGCAGCTGCCGACGACGCTGCCGACGCTCGACGAGATCCTCGGCGTCGACGGCATCGACACCGGCAACGTCGCCGCGCACCTGCTCAAGCACACCGAGCGTAATCCGCACGACCAGGTATTCACGCTGCACGCGGAGCTCGAAGGGCAGAAGCTCGCGCCCGTGTTCGAGCAACTGCTCGCGGGCTGGCGCGCGCAAGGCCACACGTTCGCGACGATGGGCGATTACTACGCGACGCTGGACCGCGCCGCGCTGCCATCGTACCCTGTCGCGTGGGGCGAAATTCCCGGCCGCTCCGGCGAACTGATCGTCCAGCCCGACTGA
- a CDS encoding bifunctional UDP-4-keto-pentose/UDP-xylose synthase: MKAKKVLILGVNGFIGHHLSKRILETTDWEVFGMDMQTDRLGDLVKHERMHFFEGDITINKEWVEYHVKKCDVILPLVAIATPATYVKQPLRVFELDFEANLPIVRSAVKYGKHLVFPSTSEVYGMCADEQFDPDASALTYGPINKPRWIYACSKQLMDRVIWGYGMEGLNFTLFRPFNWIGPGLDSIYTPKEGSSRVVTQFLGHIVRGENISLVDGGSQKRAFTYVDDGISALMKIIENPNGVATGKIYNIGNPNNNFSVRELANKMLELAAEFPEYADSAKRVKLVETTSGAYYGNGYQDVQNRVPKIENTMQELGWAPQFTFDDALRHIFEAYRGHVADARALVEQQG, encoded by the coding sequence ATGAAAGCTAAAAAAGTCCTGATCCTGGGTGTAAACGGCTTCATCGGCCATCACCTGTCGAAGCGCATTCTTGAAACCACCGATTGGGAAGTGTTCGGCATGGACATGCAGACCGATCGGCTCGGCGATCTCGTCAAGCACGAGCGGATGCATTTCTTCGAAGGCGACATCACGATCAACAAGGAGTGGGTCGAGTATCACGTGAAGAAGTGCGACGTGATCCTGCCGCTCGTCGCGATCGCGACGCCCGCCACCTACGTGAAGCAGCCGCTGCGCGTGTTCGAGCTCGACTTCGAGGCGAACCTGCCGATCGTGCGTTCGGCCGTGAAGTACGGCAAGCACCTCGTGTTTCCGTCGACCTCCGAGGTGTACGGCATGTGCGCGGACGAGCAGTTCGACCCGGACGCGTCCGCCCTCACCTACGGCCCGATCAACAAGCCGCGCTGGATCTACGCATGCTCGAAGCAGCTGATGGACCGCGTGATCTGGGGCTACGGGATGGAAGGCCTGAACTTCACGCTGTTCCGCCCGTTCAACTGGATCGGCCCGGGCCTCGACTCGATCTACACGCCGAAGGAAGGCAGCTCGCGCGTCGTCACGCAGTTCCTCGGCCATATCGTGCGCGGCGAGAACATCAGCCTCGTCGACGGCGGCTCGCAGAAGCGCGCGTTCACGTATGTCGACGACGGCATCAGCGCGCTGATGAAGATCATCGAGAATCCGAACGGCGTCGCCACGGGCAAGATCTACAACATCGGGAATCCGAACAATAACTTCTCGGTGCGCGAACTGGCGAACAAGATGCTCGAGCTCGCGGCGGAATTCCCCGAGTACGCGGATTCGGCCAAGCGCGTGAAGCTCGTCGAGACGACGTCGGGCGCGTACTACGGCAACGGTTATCAAGATGTGCAGAATCGCGTGCCGAAGATCGAGAACACGATGCAGGAACTCGGCTGGGCGCCGCAGTTCACGTTCGACGACGCGCTGCGCCACATCTTCGAGGCGTACCGCGGCCACGTCGCCGACGCGCGCGCGCTCGTCGAGCAGCAGGGCTGA
- a CDS encoding formyltransferase: MKPRAVVFAYHNVGVRCLQVLLARGVDVALVVTHEDNPTENIWFGSVASVAAEHGIACITPADPTSADVRAAVASAKPEFIFSFYYRHMLPVDLLALAARGAYNMHGSLLPKYRGRVPTNWAVLNGETETGATLHEMAAKPDAGAIVGQTAVPILPDDTAAQVFDKVTVAAEQTLWRVLPALIAGEAPHLPNDLSQGSYYGGRKPEDGRIDWSQPAANVYNLIRAVAPPYPGAFTDLDGARFVIARARRSAPGSAAARAAVDLPPGLHVSDNALFGVCGDSRAVSILELRRQHDGGETAVSPAEFAQFTHSSRHS; encoded by the coding sequence ATGAAACCGCGCGCCGTCGTCTTCGCGTATCACAACGTCGGCGTGCGCTGCCTGCAGGTGCTGCTCGCGCGCGGCGTCGACGTCGCGCTCGTCGTCACGCACGAAGACAATCCGACCGAGAACATCTGGTTCGGCAGCGTCGCGTCGGTCGCGGCCGAGCACGGCATCGCGTGCATCACGCCCGCCGATCCGACGAGCGCCGACGTGCGCGCGGCGGTTGCGAGCGCGAAGCCCGAGTTCATCTTCTCGTTCTATTACCGGCACATGCTGCCCGTCGATCTGCTCGCGCTCGCCGCGCGCGGCGCGTACAACATGCACGGGTCGCTGCTGCCGAAGTACCGCGGCCGCGTGCCGACGAACTGGGCGGTGCTCAACGGCGAGACCGAAACCGGCGCGACGCTGCACGAGATGGCCGCGAAACCCGACGCGGGCGCGATCGTCGGCCAGACCGCCGTGCCGATCCTGCCCGACGACACCGCCGCGCAAGTGTTCGACAAGGTCACGGTCGCGGCCGAGCAGACGCTCTGGCGCGTGCTGCCCGCGCTGATCGCGGGCGAAGCGCCGCACCTGCCGAACGATCTGTCGCAAGGCAGCTACTACGGCGGACGCAAGCCCGAGGACGGCCGCATCGATTGGTCGCAGCCGGCCGCGAACGTGTACAACCTGATCCGCGCGGTCGCGCCGCCGTATCCGGGCGCGTTCACCGATCTCGACGGCGCGCGCTTCGTGATCGCGCGCGCGCGGCGCTCGGCGCCCGGCTCGGCCGCCGCGCGCGCGGCCGTCGATTTGCCGCCGGGCCTGCACGTAAGCGATAATGCGCTGTTCGGCGTTTGCGGCGACAGCCGCGCTGTCTCCATTCTCGAACTGCGCCGGCAGCACGACGGCGGCGAGACCGCGGTTTCCCCGGCGGAATTCGCGCAGTTCACTCATTCTTCCCGTCATTCATGA
- a CDS encoding glycosyltransferase: MSHPETRATNPEVSIVIPVYNEEAGLAALFARLYPALDALGTSYEVILVNDGSRDRSAALLADQFRVRPDTTRVVLLNGNYGQHMAILAGFEQSRGDIVITLDADLQNPPEEIGKLIAKMREGYDYVGSIRLQRQDSLFRRKASAAMNRLRERITRIKMTDQGCMLRAYGRHIIDTINRCGEVNTFIPALAYTFAQNPTEIEVAHEERFAGESKYSLYSLIRLNFDLVTGFSVVPLQWLSFIGVILSLGSAGLFVLLVVRRFIVGAEVQGVFTLFAITFFLLGVIIFALGLLGEYIGRIYQQVRARPRYLIHTVLEARDGKPGVTLAAERREAAR, from the coding sequence ATGAGTCACCCTGAAACACGCGCGACGAATCCTGAAGTTTCGATCGTCATCCCCGTGTACAACGAGGAAGCCGGGCTCGCTGCGCTCTTCGCGCGGCTCTACCCGGCGCTCGACGCGCTCGGCACGTCGTACGAAGTGATCCTCGTCAACGACGGCAGCCGCGACCGCTCGGCTGCCCTCCTCGCCGACCAGTTCCGCGTGCGTCCGGACACGACGCGCGTCGTGCTCCTGAACGGCAACTACGGCCAGCACATGGCGATCCTCGCCGGCTTCGAGCAGTCGCGCGGCGACATCGTCATCACGCTCGACGCCGACTTGCAGAACCCGCCCGAGGAAATCGGCAAGCTGATCGCGAAGATGCGCGAGGGCTACGACTACGTCGGCTCGATCCGGCTGCAGCGCCAGGACAGCCTGTTCCGCCGCAAGGCGTCGGCCGCGATGAACCGGCTGCGCGAGCGCATCACGCGCATCAAGATGACCGACCAGGGCTGCATGCTGCGCGCATACGGCCGCCACATCATCGACACGATCAACCGCTGCGGCGAGGTGAACACGTTCATCCCCGCGCTCGCGTACACGTTCGCGCAGAACCCGACCGAGATCGAGGTCGCGCATGAAGAGCGCTTCGCGGGCGAATCGAAATACTCGCTGTACAGCCTCATCCGCCTGAACTTCGATCTCGTAACGGGCTTCTCCGTCGTGCCGCTGCAATGGCTGTCGTTCATCGGCGTGATCCTGTCGCTCGGCTCGGCCGGGCTCTTCGTGCTGCTCGTCGTGCGGCGCTTCATCGTCGGCGCGGAAGTGCAAGGCGTGTTCACGCTCTTCGCGATTACGTTCTTCCTGCTCGGCGTGATCATTTTCGCGCTCGGCCTGCTCGGCGAATACATCGGACGAATCTATCAGCAGGTCCGCGCGCGGCCGCGCTACCTGATCCACACCGTGCTCGAGGCGCGCGACGGCAAGCCCGGCGTCACGCTCGCCGCCGAGCGCCGCGAGGCCGCGCGATGA
- a CDS encoding DegT/DnrJ/EryC1/StrS family aminotransferase, with the protein MSQTSVPFLPFVKPEIDEETIQGVSDVLRSGWITTGPQCQRFEAALSEFCGGRPVRVFNSGTATLEIGLRIAGVGPGDEVITTPASWVATSNVILETGATPVFVDIDPATRNLDLDLVEKAITPRTKAIIPVYLAGLPVDMDRLYAIARAHALRVIEDAAQALGSTWRGQRIGAIGDIVSFSFHPNKNITSIEGGALVLNDEAEATLAQKYRLQGITRTGLDGMDCDVLGGKYNLTDVAARVGWGQLAHLERFNATRRTLARRYFDAFAGGAALALGVGLPVADFENGNWHMFQITLPLEKLSISRGEFMEQLKQRGIGSGVHYPAIHLFTLYRARGFTEGMFPHAERFGASTVTLPLFTQMSAEDVQRVVDAVNQICEQYGK; encoded by the coding sequence ATGAGCCAGACTTCCGTTCCTTTCCTGCCGTTCGTCAAACCCGAGATCGACGAGGAAACCATCCAGGGCGTTTCCGACGTGCTGCGCTCCGGCTGGATCACGACCGGCCCGCAGTGCCAGCGCTTCGAGGCCGCGCTGTCCGAATTCTGCGGCGGGCGCCCGGTGCGCGTGTTCAACTCGGGCACGGCGACGCTCGAGATCGGCCTGCGGATCGCGGGCGTAGGCCCCGGCGACGAAGTGATCACGACGCCCGCGTCATGGGTCGCGACGAGCAACGTGATCCTCGAGACGGGCGCGACGCCCGTGTTCGTCGACATCGATCCCGCGACGCGCAACCTCGATCTCGACCTCGTCGAAAAGGCGATCACGCCGCGCACGAAGGCGATCATCCCGGTGTATCTCGCGGGCCTGCCCGTCGACATGGACCGCCTCTACGCGATCGCGCGCGCGCACGCGCTGCGCGTGATCGAGGACGCCGCGCAGGCGCTCGGCTCGACCTGGCGCGGCCAGCGCATCGGCGCGATCGGCGACATCGTGTCGTTCAGCTTCCATCCGAACAAGAACATCACGTCGATCGAAGGCGGCGCGCTCGTGCTCAACGACGAAGCCGAGGCGACGCTCGCGCAGAAGTACCGGCTGCAGGGGATCACGCGCACGGGCCTGGACGGCATGGACTGCGACGTGCTCGGCGGCAAGTACAATCTGACCGACGTCGCCGCGCGCGTCGGCTGGGGCCAGCTCGCGCACCTCGAACGCTTCAACGCGACGCGGCGCACGCTCGCGCGCCGCTACTTCGACGCGTTCGCGGGGGGCGCTGCGCTCGCGCTCGGCGTCGGGCTGCCCGTCGCGGACTTCGAGAACGGCAACTGGCACATGTTCCAGATCACGCTGCCGCTCGAGAAGCTGTCGATCTCGCGCGGCGAGTTCATGGAGCAGTTGAAGCAGCGCGGCATCGGCTCGGGCGTCCACTACCCGGCCATTCATCTTTTCACGCTGTACCGCGCGCGCGGCTTTACGGAGGGCATGTTCCCCCACGCGGAGCGCTTCGGCGCGTCGACCGTCACGCTGCCGCTCTTCACGCAGATGAGCGCAGAGGACGTGCAACGGGTCGTCGACGCCGTCAACCAGATTTGCGAACAATACGGAAAATAA
- a CDS encoding SMR family transporter: MNPVSLFCIVTGVMLNACAQLLLKAGVRAVGHFEFTRANIVPIGFKIATQLPIVGGLGCYVLSVVVWIVGLSRVDVSVAYPMLSLGYVVNAFAAWYLFGEVLSVQRLVGIGIILIGVFVLARS; this comes from the coding sequence ATGAATCCCGTTTCCCTCTTTTGCATCGTCACGGGCGTGATGCTGAACGCCTGCGCGCAGCTGCTGCTGAAGGCCGGCGTGCGCGCCGTTGGACACTTCGAATTCACCCGTGCGAACATTGTGCCGATCGGCTTCAAGATCGCGACCCAATTGCCGATCGTCGGCGGCCTCGGCTGCTACGTGCTCTCCGTGGTGGTGTGGATCGTCGGGCTGTCGCGGGTCGACGTGTCGGTCGCGTATCCGATGCTCTCGCTCGGCTACGTCGTCAACGCGTTCGCCGCGTGGTATCTGTTCGGCGAGGTGCTGTCGGTGCAGCGCCTCGTGGGCATCGGCATCATCCTGATCGGCGTGTTCGTGCTCGCGCGCAGCTGA